In Gossypium hirsutum isolate 1008001.06 chromosome D01, Gossypium_hirsutum_v2.1, whole genome shotgun sequence, the genomic window GTGATTTGACAAATGGGAACACAAGGTTACGTATACCTTAAGGTATTGGTACTGATTGGTTCTTAGAAACTTCGATCTGTTGTTGACTGAGTAAACAAAGTTTTCAATATGCCGCGAATTATAGAAAGGAGCTTTAGGCCTTCCATGGCTGATAATATAGCATTATGAAAAAACGCGTTGACTGGTTAATATAATAATGGCGTCAATACTCCAATGGCGGCTACGTAGTTAACTtatatccttttctcatatacATAAAATACGACTTGTAAGCAGCACGATAACCATAatacatttttaaatatatacatatatataaactaagaCAAAGTTTCAAGTCATTCACATGCTTTGTTTAATTTTTCTCTGAACATCAAATATTTTTCCCAGGTTTTCTTCAATCTGCATGCGAAAAAGAAACATGGGGTTCTCTAAACTGTTTGTTATAATTCTTGGGTTGCTCTTAGCTCTCACCCTGGATCAGTGCACTGCTCAAGAATTCAGATGTAGCTCCCCGAGTTCATGCCGTGCACTTGTCGGGTACATCACCGTCAACAACACCAACCTTGGCGCTATCCAATCGCTTTTCAACGTCACGAGCTTCCAGAGTCTCCTCGGAGCCAACgacttgcctctttccactccgCGCAACCGCACCATAGCTGCACGACAACTCATCAGAGTCCCCATCAATTGTGCTTGTTACAACGGAACCGGGACTTCCAGCGGCGGTCCCACATACACGATTCAACCAGGGGACGGGCTTTACCACATAGCGGCCGAGGTGTTCTCGCAATTAGTGCTGTTCCCGCAAATTGCAGCTGCCAACAACATTTCGAATCCAGATTTGATAGCTGCTGGGGACACTCTGCAAATCCCGTTGCCGTGTAGCTGCGATGACATTGACGGTCAGAAAGTGGTGCATTACGCACACGTGGTGGAACCTAACAGTACTTTGCCAGAGATTGCTCAGGAGTTTGGAACCAATGAGGCAACTTTAGCTCGGATTAATGGTATCACCGCCCAGAATCAGTTAAAAGCTGAGCAACCCATTGATGTTCCTCTTAAAGGTATAATAATTTCGTTTTTCCCCTCTGCTAAAACAAAAAAgctgtagttttttttttcaaaagtttttttttcatttttaaaaggaAAGTTATTTTAaccattcaaataatcaatagTCTTGTCAAAAATCAAAATGATGGGATGGGGTGACCCACCATTTTTAACCTGTTTTCTCTTCCATCTGTGGGACCCACTTGTAAATGTCTGATGGATGTTTTGCCTTCCAATATGTTTGTTTCCCATTGCTCTGTTCTTGCTGTTAGTTGGGTTGGGTGTTTGGGCTTAATGAGTGGGTGTGGATGCAGGAAAATCATTATTACTATTCATGATTCAATGAATTTGTGATTTGTGGTCCAACCTTTCAAAGTGAGATTAACTTTCGACtaatttgactaatttttattaatttttctacaGCCTGTAACTCATCAGTAAGAAGTGACTCATTGGACTTTCCTCTACTTGCTGCTAATGGCACATACGTCTTCACTGCAAACGGCTGTGTGAGATGCACCTGCGAAGCTGCTAACAACTGGACGTGAGTATATATGTTTAAACGCCTTGTTATTTTTTAAGGAAATTTTGGGGTTTTCAATAtgctaattgaattaaaatctgATGCTGGTTTGGTCAGATTACAATGTGAACCTTCCCAGAACAGACCATCGAGATGGGAAAGATGCCCGTCAATGCAATGTGAAGATTCTCAAGGTTTATCGCTTGGCAATGTCACCACCTCGGGTTGCAGTAGAACCACATGTTCCTATGCTGGCTTTAACAACTCAACCATCTTCACTACCCTGGTCCAGGACTCATCTTGTACAACATCGACTCCAAGCAATGATGTGTCAAGAATCAATTTGAAATGGGACATTGTTATCATATCGGTCTTGCTTTGTCTCCATCTAGTAATGCTTGAAACAATCTAGACGACTTCAGTGGGCTACCAGATTCTCAAAAACAAAAGACTTTTGGCTATTTTCTACATGGTCCCCCCTCAGTTAGCCAAAAAGCTTTTAActgttcttctttttctttgatgcTTACGTTGTTTTCTGGTTAGTTTATCAAAGTGTTGCCTTTGGATTACTCAGATTTTGATGATTATTGTGCTTTTATCAGCAATTATTGTGATGTAAAGTAgaaccttttttattatttatttcaaccCAAACCCAAACTCTGCTTTCATATTCAAATAGGATTTTCTTTCTTGACCAATCGTATTCACATATCACAATTGTTGTCTGTATATTCTTCTCCATCCTTCAACTACCTTGCTCTTTTCACCTTTTGCTTTGGGGAACTACAATAGAGTAGAGTAGAAATAGAAAAAGGGGATTGAAATGTATTAAGTATTTACATTCTTGAAATTTtccaaaaaagaaattaatttctTGGGTAAATAAAGGAAGATTACATAACAGTACGCATACAAACATAACTTGATGGCCTCAGGAGCTCATCACAAAAGGAAATAAGATCATTACAACAGATATTATCCGAGGAGCTACAAAGATGGAAATGGCTCCCTAAGTTTGCCAGAGCATCCACACTCTGGTTTCTTTCCCTGAAGGTATACATCATTTTTGCATTCGAGATCATAGTAGTAACCAAGAAAATTGTTAGAAATTACAGTGTTAGTCATGAAGCTAATAACAATAGATGCATCAACTTCTACTTCTAAATAAGATATATTAAGGTCAACTGCTCGTCCCTTAATGTCCAAAGTTCGACTTCTAAACTATTAGCTTCTAGGATATGATGGAAACGTCCTTTTAACCATTTCCCTTCATGATCCCCAATGAAAGCACCTGCATCCCTTTTAAACATATTCAATTAAAccttcaattaaatttttttgactaATTCATTAACTGATGTTGACCATTTTTATTGAGGAAATCACTAATAAaagcccttttttaaaaaaatttactgaaatgggccgactttttgattatttaccggaataggCCATtttcgcgaaatcgcgtccacgtcagcgcgatgtcagggtacgtgtcagacatcgcgtccacgtcagcgcgatttgctgacgtggaaggaaatcgcgcccCCTAGGACGCAATTTGCTGACATGGCATGAACAGTGTGTTTTTAGCttgaaaaactttgaaaggccataacttttggctcggttgtccgattgagacgaattttttttatttcgaataacttttcgagatctacgcgctttGCCAAagttttcgtcgaaaaagatccttttttgcccctaaattttgattttttcggtttaaaattaaattttgaaacattcaaatcgttattttccttatttatttgaagtaaacatcggatattttttttcagaattgtcttatatcatcctgttataggtataagtcagctcattccatttttgagaagttccctaaaattttctattttattcaatttagtccctaaaacctaaatagtcatattttcaaatctaagcttcgtttttcaattcaaattcaatttcatccttccataacattcaaatattcttaaatacaaaaatttcatgctaattttgaaataattacactttagtccctatactcgtaactaacaaattatactttacaaattagtccctattcatctctaagcagtttgccagcgcgtagatctcgaaaatttattcgaaatcaaaaaaaatccgtctcaatcggacaaccgagccaaaagttatggcctttcaaagttttccaagctaaaaacacactgttcatgccacgtcagcaaatcgcgtcctagggGGCACGATTTCCTTCCACGCcagcaaatcgcgctgacgtggatgcgatgtctgacacgtaccctgacatcccgctgacgtggacgcgatttcgcggaaaatagcctattccggtaaataatcaaaaagtcggcccatttcggtaaattttttttaaaaagggctttttttggtaaaatagccATTTTTATTCACATAGCTCACATGATATTATTTTGGATTATATGTTATGttagtaaataatttaaattttaaaaaaattaataaaaattataaaaaaatttaattctaaaaatgataatttatttaaaatttaaaatattaaagataataaataatTGGATTTGACAAATGCTTtctctcaatatatatataacaaaattatttaaaaattatgtgtaatttaaagaaaaaaattgattgtGGTGGGTGTCGACTATGACAAAGTGAGGTTTGACCTTGGGTTGGAAGCGACGTGTGTGGAATTTAAGCGGATGGTTTGGGTGATGACAAATGGTATAGAAAAATTCAGGAGGATTTTTAACTCTTTAAGTAATTTTCCATATTTCATATTCGAAATTTCTGAATATATTAagtaagaatttatatttattaaactatcaaaacccaattttttttttatttcatcttaCGGTCGTTAATAGTTTTTCTTACAGTTGACCCTCACTTTTGAGTGTATTTGaagggttttttacaaaattattattaaaaaaataaaaaataaccaaaatgttattttttttatttaccaaaatattataaactttttttttaccaaaatatacaaaaaaacaaaaaacaaaaacctgTAAAAAAAAAACCTGACAACAGCCTGATCAGGGCAAtcacattggcggcaccaaaggtgccaaagtgattggcggcaccaaaggtgccaaagaGATTGGCCTGACCGGACTAAAATGTAACTCTCTGCAATTTCAAGGACCtgacatgcaaatttaccattttgaattttattgaaatgtggctaatttccttctaagccctccttatttattattttctttttattccccttcaactcacttttttatttaataaacaagccctcaacctatttttgtagttaaataaactcttaatctatgatttttactcagaaaagccctttattttattattaaagtaaatatattttacttctcctaaatttttactcataaaagctcttaatctatgatttttactcataaatttTTACTTCtccttaaaaacatttttttcctaaaaacatttttttgaaaCATTACTAAACTAAGCCTAAAAGCAATagtttattaaagtaaaatagagttattactttttaataaacttattaaagtaaaatagagttattacttaattagaattctaattatcttaattatcacttaactaatattataaattttggtaatttgatgagatagtttattaaagtaaaatagagttattacttaattagaattctaagtatcttaattatcacttaactaatattagatttaattaaaaaaattaatagaaataccaGGCATGCCTTATTGAAAAACCAGAAGTAATAATAAAACTGATCACCCATAAATGTaacccaaatagaaaaaataaattataattataaactattctcatcaaatttagtaaatttttttatttaataaactattctcatcaaattaccaaaataatacataaaatgcgaattagtttattcttttttaaatagctttactttaggtaaaatatatttactttaataataaaataaagggcttttatgagtaaaaatcatagattaagagcttatttaactacaaaaataggttgagagcttgtttattaaataaaaaagtgagttgaaggggaataaaaagaaaataataaataaggagggcttagaaggtCATTACccacatttcaattttagtgcgcCCCACACGCACATCGGCagcaattcactttcaaaattcaaaatggtaaatttgcatgtcaGGTCCTTGAAACTGCAGAGAGTTACATTTTAGTCCAATCAGGCCAATCtctttggcacctttggtgccgccaatcactttggcacctttggtgccgcccaatgtgattggcctgatcaggctgttgtcaggttttttttttttgcaggtttttgtttttttttgtatatttttgtaaataaaaaaatttataatattttggtaaataaaaaaagggataacattttggttattttttatttttttataataattttgtaaaaaacccgtATTTGAACCTTTACCCACCAAAAAAGTCAATTTTTCTACCTTTGTTGTTGTCCATGTTTGccttctttaattttcttttccaagtttgtattaattatttgggTAAACTATGTTTAAggttattaaactattagtaagtttatatttttgtcattcaacttaaaaaaattacaaaatagtcactaaactatttgaaagttttcatttaagtcaccgaGTTATTAAAATCGCTCTTGTATGACTTTTTCTACTTGCACCACCTGCATCAATCAAAAACTCTCGATCCTATTCtcttctacaattttttttcatgaaacaactttgaacgtcATGAATCTgtaaatcaaaatccaaacaattttatttttcaatctttGACATTGGCCGTCAAATCAATttagatctaaggtatgttctactTGTCAATAAGTATTGATTTACTATAGCGATCGTCGAATCTCCATTTGGAGCTCGCTAGtcggatttaaaaaaaaaacttaacaacctaaTGACTTAGATAAAAACGTTCAGATAATTCAATActtatatgaaaaattttgaatagttcaatgactattttgtaatgttttaaagttaagtgaccaaaatataaacttactaatagtttttAGTGACTTGGGTGTGGTTTACCCTAATTGTTTTGCAAGcgatgaaaaaaattgttttgtgGTTGTTATTAGCTAATAATTTTTCTCTATGTTGAAGGGGTTGACTATTTTGAGAAAAGTTTTTGAAGTATCATTCAATGGGTAGTCAACCAAACTCCCAACAATTTCAAGTTATTGTCCCCTAATGGGGGTTTTATCTCTTGTGCCTTACCTCGAGCTAATATGTCGTGAGTGGCTACCTAAGGGGTTTGGCTCCCAAATCTGAGTGCCTCAGTTGGTGGACCTATAAGACCCACAAGATAGATATTAATATAGGGTGTGATataattatacaaatataacCTCACTTGCCTCAGGTTGGTGGTTCAAGTTCCCCTCGCTCAGGTAACTTCATTGACACCTCTCCTTTGAGCTTTGTAGATCTACATACTAAAGTGCTCTCAGCTCTGTGAACCAGACCCATCAGACATGTTCTCACAGCATGCTGGTTCTTGGCGAAGTACAAGAGACAAAACCCCCCATCAAGGGACAATAACTTGACATTGTTGAAGTCTAATCAGTTACTCTACGAATGACATTTCGAAGATTTCTCCTGAAGTAATTACTCCCTCAACATTTTACTTGCTTTAATATGGAAATctcttgtttttgttttgttttgtatcTAAATAAATATATTCCTTTGACATAAGCATATATACTAGCTCATATGaaatttaaagggaaaatatttggtacactacTAGTGAAGTTTTTAAACTTCATAAGCAGGGTCAAGGTTGACGAGTGTACTATAGGGGCATAGTAAATtactatatatatacttaaaaaaatagaCACATGTCAATTATTTAAATTTGCTTCTATTAGTGTACCAAATACTCCCTCGAAGTTAGGAAGTGaattaaaaaccataaataatatatataaaagcacgagttcaaaaaaacttttgaattgaCAATAATAccctttatttttcatcatattattaaattcatatttaaaaataattataatatttaatttaaaattattagttaaaaatttgaaataaaataaaaattatgataattatacatttaaaaataattataatttaatagaaattatGATAGTTACACATTTAAAaacaattagaatttaaattacaattattaattaaaaaattgtgcTAAATTTAAAATAGAGTTTTTAATTGCATAGAgcttaagcataaaatataagaaaaaatttgtgataattacaattataatttatcattattagttaaaaattttttattaaaacaaaatttttgttaatttaattgatgtaaaatagagttattatcacctaattaatattagagttagttatattaattagttattatttcgAGTAATGTTACTTTGCATTACTTACATAAAAGATAACAGTATTGTATATTGAATAggttaaaaatgttttaattaatattatttgaaaattttctattataatatttgaattgttaaactaatatatgttaattataaccaataatttaaataaaaaatattattttatgctaATTATTgcgattaaaaaaataatattaaaaaataattaaattatgtgacaTTAGAAGCTAACTAtatattaatacaatttttttaaaaatattgatacaAAAATATTAGTGAATATAGTAAAAAAGATATATAGCAAGAAGAATATGTTTGATAGGattatcaaacaatttacttttttaattaaCCTCCtcaaaattaaatgataaaatccAGAACTGAACTATTCCCCCAACCAGATGGCGTAAATTGGAAAGCAGAAAAATGGCCTATTACTACTTTTAATTACGTATTCCACTTGAAGATATCATGTAGATGGCTAATTGTAGAAAAGTTGATCAAGTAATGAACCAACACCATCCGCCTGTCCCCCATATGCTGGATTGCTACTGTTTTTATTTGGATTCATCCATATATTATAATCAAAGCATGAACTCGTACATGCAAGAGTAAAGAAAGTAACAATTGTCAGCATC contains:
- the LOC107922583 gene encoding lysM domain-containing GPI-anchored protein 2, with amino-acid sequence MRKRNMGFSKLFVIILGLLLALTLDQCTAQEFRCSSPSSCRALVGYITVNNTNLGAIQSLFNVTSFQSLLGANDLPLSTPRNRTIAARQLIRVPINCACYNGTGTSSGGPTYTIQPGDGLYHIAAEVFSQLVLFPQIAAANNISNPDLIAAGDTLQIPLPCSCDDIDGQKVVHYAHVVEPNSTLPEIAQEFGTNEATLARINGITAQNQLKAEQPIDVPLKACNSSVRSDSLDFPLLAANGTYVFTANGCVRCTCEAANNWTLQCEPSQNRPSRWERCPSMQCEDSQGLSLGNVTTSGCSRTTCSYAGFNNSTIFTTLVQDSSCTTSTPSNDVSRINLKWDIVIISVLLCLHLVMLETI